From Montipora foliosa isolate CH-2021 chromosome 6, ASM3666993v2, whole genome shotgun sequence, a single genomic window includes:
- the LOC138004921 gene encoding uncharacterized protein produces MAHKTETHLMANLPALRLAPITPPFYYTACGYFGPYSVKVGRNKTAKHYCVVFTCLNTRAVHVEMAVDCSTMEILQVLRRFFQPAVMISDNGSQFVGAERELGEMVRGLSREEIQNFCAEKGMHWKFTTPAAPHQNGCAEALVKTCKHALKRAIGSQLLTPFELYTVFLEVANLVNQRPIGMIPIDPDDGKYICPNDILLGRASSEVPQGPFKEKQNPRHRVELLQNIVDSFWKRWNRDVFPSLVPRKQWQIERRNVQVNYRG; encoded by the coding sequence ATGGCACATAAGACCGAAACACACTTAATGGCAAATTTACCAGCACTTCGATTAGCCCCAATCACTCCACCATTTTACTACACGGCATGTGGCTACTTCGGGCCTTACAGCGTCAAGGTAGGACGAAACAAGACAGCGAAGCACTACTGTGTGGTGTTTACATGCTTGAACACAAGGGCAGTACATGTGGAGATGGCCGTTGACTGTTCTACCATGGAGATTTTGCAAGTTCTCCGTAGATTTTTTCAACCTGCAGTGATGATAAGTGATAACGGTTCACAGTTTGTCGGTGCGGAGAGGGAGCTGGGTGAAATGGTACGAGGTTTGAGCCGAGAAGAGATTCAAAATTTTTGCGCAGAGAAAGGCATGCACTGGAAATTCACGACACCTGCTGCCCCTCATCAAAATGGCTGCGCAGAGGCGCTCGTCAAGACTTGCAAGCACGCTCTAAAGCGGGCCATTGGCAGTCAATTGCTAACACCATTCGAGTTGTACACGGTGTTTCTAGAGGTAGCCAATCTTGTTAATCAACGGCCAATCGGAATGATTCCAATcgaccctgatgatggcaagtACATATGCCCTAATGATATTCTCCTTGGACGAGCGTCATCTGAAGTACCACAAGGACcattcaaagaaaaacaaaatccgCGCCACAGAGTTGAGTTGCTCCAGAATATCGTTGATTCATTCTGGAAGCGTTGGAATCGAGACGTTTTTCCATCCCTAGTACCGAGGAAGCAGTGGCAAATTGAACGACGAAACGTGCAAGTCAACTATCGTGGCTGA